In Vibrio bathopelagicus, the following are encoded in one genomic region:
- a CDS encoding DMT family transporter yields MTSTINISMNARVWAMLILLSMLWGGSFFFVGVVVTDLPPLTIVALRVGIAAITLWIIALMIGLRPPKEWRVWGAFLGMGLLNNAVPFALIVWGQTQIASGLASILNAATPIFAVVVAGILLPDERVTSLKLAGVGIGFVGVVVMIGLPALSGGGSLIAQLAIIAAALSYAFAGAYGRRFKTMGINPIITAAGQVTASTIVLTPVALMVDGPLDVVAMSGDTWSAIIGLAVLSTAVAYVLYFKILEIAGATNVLLVTLLVPVSAILLGFLFLNESLEVIHFVGMLLIAIGLSAIDGRLWRRIKLAKA; encoded by the coding sequence ATGACATCGACTATCAATATCTCAATGAATGCACGAGTGTGGGCAATGCTGATTCTGCTTTCCATGTTATGGGGAGGATCGTTCTTCTTCGTTGGTGTTGTGGTTACTGATCTTCCTCCGTTAACCATTGTCGCGCTCAGGGTAGGAATTGCCGCAATCACTTTGTGGATTATTGCTTTGATGATAGGACTTCGTCCGCCTAAAGAGTGGCGCGTTTGGGGGGCTTTTTTAGGAATGGGTTTACTCAACAATGCTGTCCCGTTCGCGCTTATTGTATGGGGGCAAACTCAAATTGCATCAGGGCTAGCATCGATTCTTAACGCCGCGACACCGATCTTTGCGGTTGTGGTGGCAGGAATACTCTTGCCTGACGAGCGCGTCACATCGTTAAAACTTGCGGGTGTCGGTATTGGTTTTGTTGGTGTTGTTGTGATGATAGGGTTACCTGCCTTGAGTGGCGGTGGCAGTTTAATTGCCCAGTTGGCAATCATAGCGGCTGCTTTGTCATACGCATTTGCTGGTGCGTATGGGCGTCGATTCAAAACGATGGGAATTAACCCAATTATTACTGCGGCAGGGCAAGTGACTGCATCAACGATTGTATTAACTCCAGTCGCATTAATGGTAGATGGCCCACTTGATGTTGTGGCAATGAGTGGAGACACATGGTCGGCCATAATCGGGCTAGCAGTTTTATCGACAGCGGTCGCTTATGTTCTTTATTTCAAAATCTTAGAGATTGCGGGAGCGACCAACGTATTACTTGTTACTTTGTTAGTTCCTGTTTCCGCTATCTTACTTGGCTTCCTGTTCCTCAATGAGTCGTTAGAAGTGATTCACTTTGTTGGCATGTTGTTGATCGCCATTGGTTTGTCGGCCATTGATGGAAGATTATGGCGCCGTATTAAGTTGGCAAAGGCTTGA
- a CDS encoding transporter substrate-binding domain-containing protein translates to MKWILVAFVSVFSVFTYAKDWKQIRFTVEGAYPPFSWTTQDGELEGFEVDLANALCIELKVKCIISKTDWDGIIPSLLSRKNDAIIAAMTITEEREKKVNFTIPYAKVPARFVMKKDREINMGDDSLNDLTIGVQRATIGDKYLSEIYPDVDIKRYGSFDEAFTDLLNGRLDTVFGGSMGLNAGFLETDQGKDYHFTGPKFTEEKWFGRGIGVAVRKQDNELKDLIDDGIQRLIDNGQHQKIASKYFSYSIYE, encoded by the coding sequence ATGAAATGGATACTTGTTGCATTCGTCAGTGTTTTCTCTGTATTCACATACGCAAAAGATTGGAAGCAAATTCGATTTACTGTTGAAGGGGCTTACCCTCCATTCAGTTGGACAACGCAGGACGGTGAATTAGAGGGATTTGAAGTCGATTTGGCCAACGCACTGTGTATCGAGCTAAAGGTGAAATGCATCATCTCAAAAACAGATTGGGACGGTATTATCCCATCACTTCTAAGCCGAAAGAACGATGCGATAATAGCGGCGATGACAATTACCGAAGAACGTGAAAAGAAAGTTAACTTCACTATCCCTTACGCCAAAGTTCCTGCTCGTTTTGTCATGAAGAAAGATCGAGAGATCAATATGGGCGACGACAGCTTGAATGACCTAACTATCGGGGTTCAGCGAGCAACTATTGGCGATAAATACCTTTCTGAGATCTACCCTGATGTAGACATTAAACGTTACGGCTCATTCGATGAAGCTTTTACTGATTTACTCAACGGCCGTCTTGATACCGTATTTGGCGGCTCGATGGGGCTCAATGCGGGCTTTCTTGAAACTGATCAGGGTAAAGACTATCACTTTACGGGTCCTAAATTTACAGAAGAAAAGTGGTTCGGACGTGGTATTGGTGTAGCGGTACGAAAACAAGACAATGAACTCAAAGATCTTATTGATGATGGTATACAACGCTTGATCGACAATGGTCAGCATCAAAAAATCGCAAGTAAGTATTTTTCATACAGTATTTATGAATAA
- a CDS encoding AraC family transcriptional regulator gives MENKKRSKEKAEYKITEELGGLEILNAEYEKQNFSRHSHEGYTLGVIEQGAQRFYRTGGHHIAPQDAIILVNADEVHSGHSATEGGWAYRAMYPLPEQLAKITQELNLPNYGAPYFLRAVVEDPELANQLRLVFNAIDESDNRLLRETLMYGMLVKLISRHGKSPLNPQLDGRTQRQLVLVKEFLDDFPQADVSLEELSKLAALSPFHLVRSFQKEFGLPPHAYQIQSRLRLSRKLLKQGHTISDTAQECGFHDQSHFHRHFKKANGYTPGQYIKML, from the coding sequence ATGGAGAACAAGAAGCGCTCTAAAGAAAAGGCCGAATATAAGATCACAGAAGAGCTCGGTGGCCTTGAAATCTTGAATGCTGAATACGAAAAGCAGAACTTCTCACGTCATAGCCATGAGGGCTACACGCTTGGTGTTATTGAGCAGGGAGCTCAGCGCTTCTATAGAACGGGCGGGCATCATATCGCACCTCAAGATGCCATTATTCTGGTGAACGCCGACGAGGTTCATAGTGGCCATTCTGCGACTGAAGGTGGTTGGGCGTATCGTGCAATGTATCCATTGCCAGAGCAACTTGCCAAAATCACTCAAGAGCTTAACTTACCTAATTACGGCGCGCCTTACTTCCTAAGAGCGGTTGTTGAAGACCCTGAACTCGCTAACCAATTAAGGCTAGTGTTCAATGCGATTGATGAATCGGATAATCGCTTGTTACGTGAAACCTTGATGTACGGGATGTTGGTTAAGCTGATTAGCCGACATGGAAAATCGCCGCTTAATCCTCAACTCGATGGAAGAACTCAGCGTCAGCTTGTTCTGGTTAAGGAGTTTTTAGATGACTTTCCACAAGCCGATGTGTCCCTGGAGGAGCTATCTAAGCTAGCGGCTTTGAGCCCGTTTCATTTAGTGCGCTCCTTTCAAAAAGAGTTTGGTCTTCCGCCTCATGCGTATCAGATCCAATCTCGGTTAAGGCTTTCGCGTAAGTTATTGAAGCAAGGGCATACCATTTCAGATACTGCTCAAGAGTGTGGCTTTCACGATCAAAGCCATTTCCATCGACACTTTAAGAAAGCCAATGGCTACACGCCGGGGCAATACATCAAAATGCTCTAA
- a CDS encoding AzlC family ABC transporter permease, which produces MDSGKMDRRTQLWKGVLAGMPLSIAVIPWGILAGSYAIDAGLNQLQAQAMSAILFAGSAQLVAAGMFKAGIGLGTMLLTTLFITSRHFLYSVSMRDKISHLPARWRLLLGFWLTDELFAICSGQSQQEFNRWYAAGVGGGFYLVWNIASFVGIVAGSQIPSLNEIGLDFAVAATFIALVFPLIRTLPVVVCVVVSLVTSVAMSVNNIDGGLMIAAIAGMLAGFFSESFQERNNGNKPIVEGK; this is translated from the coding sequence ATGGATAGTGGAAAAATGGATAGACGAACACAGTTATGGAAGGGCGTTTTAGCGGGAATGCCTTTGAGTATTGCAGTTATCCCTTGGGGAATTCTAGCAGGATCATATGCGATAGATGCCGGATTGAATCAACTTCAAGCGCAGGCAATGTCGGCTATTTTGTTTGCTGGCTCAGCTCAACTTGTCGCTGCGGGTATGTTCAAAGCGGGTATTGGTTTAGGCACCATGCTATTGACTACACTGTTCATCACCTCAAGGCACTTTTTATATAGCGTATCGATGCGCGACAAAATCAGTCACCTTCCAGCTCGCTGGCGTTTACTGCTTGGTTTTTGGCTCACCGACGAACTTTTTGCGATTTGCAGTGGGCAATCTCAGCAAGAGTTTAATCGTTGGTATGCGGCGGGTGTGGGCGGCGGTTTTTATCTGGTTTGGAATATCGCGAGCTTTGTTGGCATTGTCGCAGGAAGCCAAATTCCGTCATTGAATGAAATTGGCCTTGATTTCGCGGTAGCAGCGACCTTTATTGCGTTAGTTTTCCCACTAATCAGAACATTACCTGTTGTCGTGTGTGTGGTGGTTTCACTCGTTACCTCGGTCGCGATGTCGGTTAACAATATTGACGGTGGGCTAATGATTGCGGCGATTGCTGGCATGTTAGCGGGCTTTTTCAGCGAGTCGTTTCAAGAGCGAAACAATGGTAATAAGCCAATCGTGGAGGGGAAGTAG
- a CDS encoding AzlD domain-containing protein, which yields MIWLTILLMTAIVFFSRYLFLEPAIPLRLNQTARRLLRYSSPAVLTAIWGPIVFSPEQTFWPSIENPYLIGALVTGLLIWKTGNVLLTIGVSMAVFLFYNLVAVDFLFS from the coding sequence ATGATTTGGTTAACGATATTACTCATGACAGCGATTGTGTTCTTTAGTCGGTATCTGTTTCTAGAACCTGCAATCCCACTTCGCTTAAATCAAACTGCGCGACGTCTGTTACGTTATTCAAGCCCAGCGGTGCTAACTGCGATTTGGGGGCCGATTGTTTTTTCACCAGAGCAAACATTTTGGCCAAGTATCGAAAACCCATATTTGATAGGCGCTCTTGTGACCGGATTGTTGATATGGAAAACAGGCAATGTGTTGCTAACGATCGGCGTCAGCATGGCGGTGTTTTTGTTCTATAACCTTGTCGCGGTTGATTTCCTTTTCTCTTGA
- a CDS encoding NIPSNAP family protein codes for MITCYVRYVIDPKKIKDFETYAKMWIPLVAKFGGQHNGYFLPSEGANNIALALFSFDSLAAYEEYRNQSLNDPECIKAFEFADEVDCIVSYERSFFRPVFD; via the coding sequence ATGATTACTTGTTATGTTCGATATGTGATTGATCCTAAGAAGATAAAGGACTTCGAGACCTACGCAAAAATGTGGATTCCTTTGGTCGCTAAATTTGGCGGTCAACACAATGGTTACTTCTTGCCATCAGAGGGCGCGAATAATATCGCGTTGGCACTATTCTCTTTTGATAGCTTGGCGGCTTATGAAGAGTACCGTAATCAGTCGCTAAACGATCCTGAGTGTATCAAAGCCTTCGAATTTGCTGATGAGGTCGATTGTATTGTTAGCTATGAGCGTAGCTTCTTTAGACCTGTTTTTGACTGA
- a CDS encoding ribonuclease H family protein, with protein sequence MAKKYYVVWKGRTPGIFTTWNECKSQVDGFAGARYKSFPTLGEAESAFGGKASSASRSASTSGFSSTKPSAAGKPKKAKVPPLSEQQIAEMPFDIKIYTDGACEPNPGEAGTGLAVYLNNELTELWYGLYQQVGTNNTAELHGLKQAFILAKEKLKAGLSVAIYCDSKYSIDCITKWATGWEKKGWTKSGGEIKNLDIIKPAYALYQELASQITIYHVNGHVGIEGNELADRMSIVAIASKEQDLSRYTETDDLTEILALRAG encoded by the coding sequence TTGGCTAAGAAGTATTATGTGGTTTGGAAAGGTCGTACACCGGGTATTTTTACTACTTGGAATGAGTGTAAGTCGCAAGTTGATGGTTTTGCTGGTGCGAGATATAAATCGTTTCCAACATTAGGCGAAGCAGAGTCTGCTTTCGGCGGTAAAGCATCTTCTGCGTCTCGTTCTGCTTCAACATCTGGATTTTCATCGACCAAGCCAAGTGCTGCGGGTAAGCCTAAGAAAGCGAAAGTCCCGCCTCTTTCTGAGCAGCAAATCGCTGAAATGCCTTTCGATATCAAGATATACACTGATGGCGCTTGTGAGCCGAACCCTGGTGAAGCAGGAACAGGCTTAGCGGTCTACTTGAATAACGAGTTAACCGAGTTGTGGTATGGCTTATATCAGCAGGTTGGTACTAATAATACGGCAGAGCTGCATGGCTTGAAGCAAGCGTTTATTTTGGCTAAAGAAAAGCTGAAAGCTGGCTTATCTGTCGCGATTTATTGCGATTCTAAGTACTCGATTGACTGCATTACCAAATGGGCTACAGGTTGGGAGAAAAAAGGCTGGACGAAGTCGGGTGGTGAGATAAAAAACCTCGACATCATTAAGCCTGCGTATGCGCTTTACCAAGAGTTGGCTTCTCAAATTACCATTTACCACGTTAATGGCCACGTTGGTATTGAAGGTAACGAGCTTGCCGACCGAATGTCTATTGTGGCGATTGCTTCTAAAGAGCAAGACTTGAGTCGATATACTGAAACTGACGATCTAACTGAGATCTTAGCTTTGCGAGCGGGTTAA
- a CDS encoding glycosyltransferase family 4 protein → MKKVAFVAPTYPVLSETFIQTEVASVKSCGHDVCVMTFEIEESEKSFDYDIVKIGRDIRVGEIVNINWFGFIKAISFVSKQTSMPKKSLFAYGFKLALQLAEKDINHVHAHFCQHTAAHAIVAAKLLNITCSFVAHGHDVYEFAYDIEQKISSSDFVVAVCKDMLTDFNSMAKGNVKLLHCGVNIKQFQLHPKTEAKQLRFVFLGRLVEQKGIHHLIDALAPIAQPLDIHLDIVGTGDLEQQLKAQVEQQGLTRNVTFLGAKPHEWVKENLPNYDSLIAPFCFSETGCVDTGPLVLKEAMAVGTPVITTNIMGCKEIVSPETGFVVREKNVEELREAIEHFAQLSSNDKTEMGMRARTRVEQSFNSLKQAQQLSHWIENPA, encoded by the coding sequence ATGAAGAAAGTAGCATTTGTGGCGCCAACTTACCCGGTACTCAGTGAGACCTTCATTCAAACAGAAGTCGCCTCCGTGAAATCTTGTGGACACGATGTTTGCGTGATGACATTTGAAATAGAAGAGAGCGAAAAATCATTTGACTATGATATTGTGAAAATCGGGCGAGATATTCGAGTTGGTGAGATAGTAAACATAAACTGGTTCGGCTTTATCAAGGCGATATCATTTGTATCAAAACAGACCAGTATGCCTAAAAAGTCATTGTTCGCTTATGGATTCAAATTGGCACTACAGCTTGCCGAAAAAGACATAAACCACGTTCACGCTCACTTCTGCCAACACACCGCTGCTCACGCGATTGTCGCTGCAAAACTGTTGAACATCACCTGCTCGTTCGTTGCCCACGGTCACGATGTTTACGAATTCGCTTATGATATTGAACAGAAAATTTCATCGAGCGATTTTGTGGTCGCTGTATGTAAAGACATGCTAACCGACTTTAACAGCATGGCGAAAGGCAACGTTAAGCTCCTGCACTGTGGAGTAAATATTAAACAATTTCAACTGCACCCAAAAACCGAAGCTAAACAACTTCGCTTCGTTTTTCTTGGCCGCTTAGTTGAACAAAAAGGTATCCACCATCTTATTGATGCACTAGCACCGATAGCCCAACCTCTCGACATTCACCTTGATATCGTCGGCACTGGTGATTTAGAACAACAACTAAAAGCTCAGGTAGAACAACAAGGGCTCACTCGAAACGTAACCTTTTTAGGAGCTAAGCCCCATGAATGGGTGAAAGAGAATCTACCGAATTACGATAGCTTGATCGCGCCATTCTGTTTTTCCGAAACCGGATGTGTAGATACAGGACCATTGGTTTTGAAAGAGGCGATGGCTGTTGGAACGCCTGTCATTACGACCAATATAATGGGGTGCAAAGAAATCGTCTCACCAGAAACAGGATTTGTGGTTCGCGAAAAAAACGTTGAAGAATTAAGGGAAGCAATTGAGCATTTTGCGCAATTGAGCAGCAATGACAAAACAGAGATGGGAATGAGAGCAAGAACAAGAGTGGAGCAAAGTTTTAATTCGTTGAAGCAAGCTCAACAACTGTCTCACTGGATAGAAAACCCAGCTTAA